In a genomic window of Dyadobacter fermentans DSM 18053:
- a CDS encoding class I SAM-dependent methyltransferase, with protein MILLSPDQHTDYQLIDSGGFEKLEKFGPYVLSRPEPQAIWDKSLSEAEWDKRSNAVFKKDKNSQEKGQWITKGDMPDKWVFQYRTKELHLRTKLALSSFKHVGVFPEQATNWDFIARTLKQMPEDKPSVLNLFAYTGIASLAAKASGADVTHVDSVKQVISWSRENMDLSGLSNIRWVVEDALKFVQREVRRGNKYNGLILDPPAYGRGPDGEKWLLEESLNELLRLCAQLLKDKNFFFIINLYSLGFSALIVENLIKAHFGTEIKHEFGELFIPDSFGKKLPLGVFSRFSDQNV; from the coding sequence TTGATACTACTTTCACCAGACCAACATACCGACTACCAACTGATCGATAGCGGCGGATTCGAGAAACTTGAAAAATTCGGCCCATATGTCCTTTCGCGGCCTGAGCCGCAGGCCATTTGGGACAAGTCGCTTTCGGAAGCGGAATGGGACAAGCGCTCGAATGCGGTTTTCAAAAAGGATAAGAACTCGCAGGAAAAAGGCCAGTGGATCACCAAAGGCGATATGCCTGATAAGTGGGTGTTCCAGTACCGCACCAAAGAGCTGCATTTGCGTACGAAACTCGCATTGTCGTCATTCAAGCACGTAGGCGTCTTTCCCGAGCAGGCTACCAACTGGGATTTCATCGCGCGGACATTGAAACAAATGCCCGAGGACAAGCCCTCGGTACTCAACCTGTTTGCCTACACCGGCATCGCGTCGCTGGCGGCAAAGGCGTCGGGCGCGGACGTGACGCACGTTGATTCGGTGAAGCAGGTGATCAGCTGGTCGCGGGAAAATATGGACCTGAGCGGCCTGAGCAACATCCGCTGGGTGGTGGAAGATGCATTGAAATTCGTGCAGCGTGAGGTACGGCGGGGGAATAAATACAATGGCCTCATCCTCGATCCTCCTGCTTACGGGCGCGGACCGGATGGCGAAAAATGGCTACTCGAAGAGAGCCTGAATGAACTCCTCAGGCTGTGCGCACAGTTATTGAAGGACAAGAACTTCTTTTTTATCATCAACCTGTACTCACTTGGTTTCTCGGCGCTGATCGTCGAAAACCTGATCAAGGCGCATTTCGGGACAGAGATAAAGCATGAGTTCGGCGAACTTTTCATTCCCGATTCATTTGGTAAAAAACTTCCATTGGGCGTGTTTTCGCGTTTTTCGGACCAGAATGTGTAG
- the infC gene encoding translation initiation factor IF-3 has protein sequence MRIPEEPYKINERITAKEVRLVGENIEPGIVDINTARAMAKAQGLDLVEIAPTAVPPVCKVVDYSKFKYEQKKKQKEIKAKAQKVVIKEIRFGPNTDDHDFDFKLKHATNFLKEGSKVKAYVHFVGRTIVFKERGVNLLKKFSEALSEYGKLEMEPKLEGKRMTIILAPAPAKGAK, from the coding sequence ATGAGGATTCCCGAAGAACCTTACAAAATTAACGAACGAATTACAGCAAAAGAAGTACGATTGGTCGGTGAGAACATTGAGCCGGGCATCGTAGATATCAATACCGCCCGCGCTATGGCAAAGGCACAAGGGCTTGATCTCGTGGAGATTGCGCCAACGGCAGTTCCGCCGGTCTGCAAAGTGGTCGACTACTCGAAGTTCAAATACGAGCAGAAAAAGAAACAAAAGGAAATTAAGGCGAAAGCGCAGAAAGTGGTCATCAAGGAAATCCGTTTCGGCCCGAACACGGACGACCACGATTTCGATTTCAAATTGAAGCACGCGACCAACTTCCTCAAAGAAGGTTCGAAAGTGAAAGCTTATGTGCACTTTGTGGGACGTACGATCGTCTTCAAAGAGCGCGGTGTGAACCTGTTGAAGAAGTTTTCCGAAGCATTGTCCGAGTACGGCAAGCTGGAAATGGAACCGAAGCTGGAAGGAAAACGGATGACGATCATCCTCGCTCCTGCTCCTGCAAAAGGCGCTAAATAA
- the rpmI gene encoding 50S ribosomal protein L35 yields the protein MPKMKTNSGAKKRFALTGTGKIKRKHAFHSHILTKKSNKRKRGLVKTGLIDESNEKQVLAMLRK from the coding sequence ATGCCTAAAATGAAAACCAACTCTGGGGCTAAAAAGCGTTTCGCGCTGACTGGCACTGGAAAAATCAAACGTAAGCACGCTTTCCACAGCCACATCCTGACCAAGAAATCAAACAAGCGCAAGCGTGGTTTGGTAAAGACTGGTCTGATCGATGAGTCTAACGAGAAGCAAGTATTGGCAATGCTTCGGAAATAA
- the rplT gene encoding 50S ribosomal protein L20, producing MPRSVNHVASRARRKKVLKLAKGYFGRRKNVWTVAKNAVERGLAYAYEGRKQKKRNFRALWIQRINAGTRQHGLSYSAFIGKLNAKGIELNRKVLADLAMNHPDAFKAIVDQVK from the coding sequence ATGCCACGTTCGGTAAACCACGTAGCGTCACGTGCAAGACGCAAAAAAGTTTTAAAACTCGCGAAAGGCTATTTCGGCCGTCGTAAAAATGTATGGACCGTTGCCAAGAACGCCGTAGAACGCGGTTTGGCTTACGCATACGAAGGCCGTAAGCAGAAAAAACGTAACTTCCGCGCATTGTGGATCCAGCGTATCAACGCAGGAACCCGTCAGCACGGATTGTCTTACTCTGCTTTCATCGGCAAACTTAATGCAAAAGGCATCGAGCTGAACAGGAAAGTGCTCGCGGACCTCGCGATGAACCATCCTGACGCATTCAAAGCGATCGTTGATCAGGTAAAATAA
- a CDS encoding EVE domain-containing protein — MNHWLVKSEPFKYSWDHLVAEGEGMWDGVRNYAARNNLMAMKVGDPVLFYHSNEGKEVVGLAKVSKEHYPDPTTDEPGWVVVNVVPIEKFPNTVTLAQIKKDELLKQMDLVRLSRLSVVPVKREEFDHIVALAHDKK; from the coding sequence ATGAACCATTGGCTTGTAAAATCAGAACCATTTAAATACTCCTGGGACCATCTTGTGGCAGAGGGTGAAGGCATGTGGGACGGCGTGCGCAACTACGCGGCCCGCAATAACCTGATGGCGATGAAAGTCGGTGACCCCGTGCTGTTTTACCACAGCAACGAGGGAAAAGAGGTTGTAGGGCTGGCAAAGGTTTCCAAAGAACATTACCCCGACCCTACCACCGACGAACCCGGCTGGGTGGTCGTGAATGTGGTTCCTATTGAGAAATTTCCCAACACCGTCACACTGGCGCAGATCAAAAAGGACGAGCTTTTGAAACAAATGGACCTGGTCCGGTTGTCGCGCCTGTCGGTAGTGCCGGTCAAACGCGAAGAATTCGACCATATCGTTGCATTGGCGCATGACAAGAAATAA
- the menB gene encoding 1,4-dihydroxy-2-naphthoyl-CoA synthase produces MSSTVQWETIKEYEEILFTLHEGIAKISINRPHKHNAFTPLTVTEMIDAMHICREDPRIDVIILTGEGGKAFCSGGDQSVRGHGGYIGDDHVPRLNVLDLQKMIRSIPKAVIAMVAGWAIGGGHVLHVICDITIAAENARFGQTGPKVGSFDGGFGASYLARVVGQKKAREIWFLCDQYDAGEALQMGLVNKVVPLEQLETVTLEWAKKIQEKSPLSIRMLKSAFNAELDGQAGIQELAGNATLLYYLSEEAKEGQRSFLEKRKPDFSKFPKFP; encoded by the coding sequence ATGTCCAGTACAGTTCAATGGGAAACCATTAAAGAATACGAGGAAATCCTGTTTACACTTCACGAAGGAATTGCCAAAATCAGCATCAACCGCCCGCATAAGCATAATGCATTCACCCCGCTGACGGTGACCGAGATGATCGATGCTATGCATATCTGCCGGGAAGATCCCCGCATTGATGTGATCATTCTCACCGGCGAGGGCGGCAAGGCGTTCTGCTCCGGCGGCGACCAGTCGGTACGCGGCCACGGCGGCTACATCGGCGACGACCATGTGCCGCGCCTGAACGTGCTCGACCTGCAAAAGATGATCCGCTCGATCCCCAAAGCGGTGATTGCCATGGTGGCCGGCTGGGCGATCGGCGGCGGACATGTGCTCCACGTGATCTGTGACATCACCATTGCGGCCGAAAATGCGCGCTTCGGGCAAACCGGACCGAAAGTCGGCAGCTTCGACGGCGGTTTTGGTGCTTCTTACCTCGCCCGCGTGGTGGGCCAGAAAAAGGCACGCGAAATATGGTTCCTCTGCGACCAGTACGATGCCGGCGAAGCATTGCAAATGGGCCTGGTGAACAAAGTCGTTCCATTGGAGCAGCTGGAAACCGTTACATTGGAATGGGCGAAGAAAATCCAGGAAAAAAGCCCGCTGTCGATCCGGATGCTCAAAAGCGCATTCAACGCGGAGCTGGACGGACAGGCCGGTATCCAGGAACTCGCGGGCAATGCCACATTGCTATATTACCTCAGCGAAGAGGCGAAAGAAGGCCAGCGTTCGTTTTTGGAAAAGCGCAAACCCGATTTCAGCAAATTCCCTAAGTTCCCTTGA
- a CDS encoding tetratricopeptide repeat protein, whose product MKPDNLKYFSIAILIALAGLEQSCESDARTSTRIPPVIKKGKEQWQKDALLSLTELINRGIDSDVNYFKRARIYFEREQYAEALDDINESIYEQDNVSEYFLLRGKINRELGNIDNALEDAQRAEALQQSSPELYVLLADILQAKNRFGEAAGYLNQALRMAPYDGSAYYVKGMLQAKQGDSLASLSSLNYAMNVNPRLLRAYEQGTIINLKLKNTAEALAINEKALNRFPERASLFYGRGEILNALAQPDTALIFYQKALAIQPDYDEALNALATVAMQQRAYPAAIPALKKLLRKKPQSKELNNMLGYAYEKSGELDLAKTYYTTSLTIAPGDQDARYGMYRIRKIESEGLYPSYYPEENTRDGYKLLDTSRVKINIIQPRGTTNIRVDSSRKAKIE is encoded by the coding sequence ATGAAACCGGACAACCTGAAATACTTTTCAATTGCGATCCTCATCGCGCTCGCGGGACTCGAACAGTCGTGCGAGAGCGACGCGCGCACGTCCACGCGCATTCCGCCGGTGATCAAAAAGGGGAAGGAACAATGGCAAAAGGACGCATTGCTCTCACTGACCGAGCTCATCAACCGCGGCATCGATTCGGATGTCAATTATTTCAAACGGGCCCGAATTTACTTCGAACGCGAGCAGTATGCGGAGGCGCTGGACGACATCAATGAGTCTATCTACGAACAGGATAATGTGAGCGAATATTTTCTTTTACGTGGCAAAATCAATCGTGAACTGGGAAATATCGATAATGCATTGGAGGACGCGCAGCGCGCCGAGGCATTGCAGCAAAGCAGCCCGGAACTGTATGTGCTACTGGCGGACATCCTGCAAGCCAAAAACCGCTTCGGCGAAGCGGCCGGTTACTTGAACCAGGCATTGCGAATGGCTCCTTACGATGGTTCGGCCTATTATGTAAAAGGAATGTTGCAGGCCAAGCAAGGCGATTCGCTCGCCAGCCTGTCGAGCCTGAATTACGCCATGAATGTAAACCCGCGGCTACTGAGGGCTTACGAGCAGGGCACAATCATTAATCTAAAGCTCAAAAACACGGCGGAAGCGCTGGCGATCAACGAAAAGGCGCTGAACCGCTTTCCCGAACGTGCCAGCCTTTTTTACGGTCGGGGCGAAATCCTGAATGCACTGGCCCAGCCGGACACCGCATTGATTTTTTACCAGAAAGCATTAGCCATTCAGCCCGACTACGACGAAGCATTGAATGCGCTGGCGACCGTAGCCATGCAGCAGCGCGCCTACCCGGCCGCCATTCCTGCATTGAAAAAGCTTTTACGTAAAAAACCGCAGTCCAAAGAGCTGAACAACATGCTCGGCTACGCCTACGAAAAAAGCGGCGAACTGGACCTGGCCAAGACGTATTACACCACGTCGCTTACCATCGCGCCCGGCGACCAGGATGCGCGCTACGGCATGTACCGCATCCGGAAGATCGAGTCGGAAGGGCTTTACCCCTCCTACTATCCTGAGGAAAATACCAGGGATGGCTATAAACTGCTCGATACATCACGGGTTAAAATCAATATAATCCAACCGCGCGGCACCACAAATATCCGCGTGGACTCATCACGCAAAGCTAAAATTGAATAG
- the thrS gene encoding threonine--tRNA ligase: MKDESQVKITLPDGSERFYPKGVTALEIALSISEGLARNVIAAKVNNEVWDPTRQITEDSLVKLLTWNDEDGKATFWHSSAHLLAEALEALYPGIKFGTGPSIEKGFYYDVDLGGQTISQEDFPKIEAKMLELARQKNEYIRKPISKAEAIDYFTQKGDEYKLELIDGLEDGSITLYEQGSFTDLCRGPHIPNTGFIKAAKLTNIAGAYWRNKQENKMLTRIYGITFPKQKELEEYVTLMEEAKKRDHRRLGKELELFAFSEKVGQGLPLWLPKGAMLRERLQAFLSKAQSRAGYVPVITPHIGSKDLYVTSGHWDKYGKDSFQPIKTPNLDEEYMLKPMNCPHHCEIYKTSPRSYKDLPLRFSEFGTVYRYEQSGELHGLTRVRGFTQDDAHIFCRPDQVKEEFIRVIDLVLYVFKSLGFNDYSAQISLRDPNNKEKYIGKDEDWEKAESAIIEAAAERGLSTVTELGEAAFYGPKLDFMVRDALGRKWQLGTIQVDYQLPQRFQLEYTGSDNQKHRPVMIHRAPFGSMERFTAILIENTAGQFPLWLSPDQIAILPISEKFADYAEEVFFQLQDHDIRGFVDHRDEKIGRKIRDAEVTKVPFMLIVGEKEAAEGKLSVRRKGEGDLGSMTIEEFAAFFKKEASIA, encoded by the coding sequence ATGAAAGACGAGTCTCAAGTAAAAATTACCCTGCCCGACGGTAGCGAACGTTTTTACCCAAAAGGGGTAACCGCTCTCGAAATCGCGCTCAGTATCAGTGAAGGGCTTGCACGGAATGTGATAGCCGCCAAAGTGAATAACGAGGTCTGGGACCCTACGCGCCAGATCACGGAAGACTCGCTGGTGAAGCTGCTGACGTGGAACGACGAGGACGGTAAAGCTACGTTCTGGCACTCTTCGGCCCACTTGCTGGCCGAGGCATTGGAAGCGCTGTATCCGGGAATCAAGTTCGGTACGGGGCCTTCGATCGAAAAGGGCTTTTACTATGATGTAGACCTCGGCGGACAGACCATTTCGCAGGAAGATTTCCCGAAAATCGAAGCGAAAATGCTGGAACTGGCACGCCAGAAAAACGAATATATCCGCAAGCCGATCAGCAAGGCCGAAGCCATTGACTATTTTACCCAAAAAGGCGACGAGTACAAGCTGGAACTGATCGACGGGCTGGAAGACGGCTCCATTACTTTGTACGAGCAAGGCAGTTTCACCGACCTTTGCCGCGGGCCGCACATCCCGAATACCGGCTTCATTAAAGCCGCCAAACTGACCAACATCGCAGGTGCTTACTGGCGTAACAAGCAGGAAAACAAGATGTTGACCCGCATTTACGGCATTACTTTTCCAAAACAAAAAGAACTGGAAGAGTATGTGACCCTGATGGAAGAAGCTAAAAAGCGCGATCACCGCCGCCTCGGCAAGGAATTGGAGCTTTTTGCATTCTCTGAAAAAGTAGGACAAGGTTTGCCGTTGTGGCTGCCCAAAGGAGCGATGCTGCGCGAGCGCTTGCAGGCATTTTTGAGCAAGGCGCAGTCGCGGGCGGGTTATGTGCCTGTGATAACACCGCATATCGGCAGCAAGGATTTGTACGTGACCTCTGGCCACTGGGATAAGTATGGCAAGGACTCGTTCCAGCCCATTAAAACCCCGAATCTGGATGAAGAGTACATGCTCAAACCGATGAACTGCCCGCACCACTGCGAGATTTACAAAACGTCGCCACGCTCCTACAAGGACCTGCCGTTGCGCTTCTCAGAGTTTGGTACCGTTTACCGTTACGAGCAGAGCGGTGAGCTGCACGGGCTGACACGCGTACGCGGGTTCACACAGGACGATGCGCACATTTTCTGCCGTCCCGACCAGGTAAAGGAAGAGTTTATCCGCGTGATCGACCTTGTGCTGTATGTGTTCAAATCGCTTGGATTCAACGATTATAGCGCACAAATCTCGTTGCGTGATCCTAATAACAAGGAAAAGTACATTGGTAAGGATGAGGACTGGGAAAAGGCTGAAAGCGCGATCATCGAAGCAGCGGCCGAGCGCGGCCTGAGCACGGTAACCGAGCTGGGCGAGGCTGCATTCTACGGTCCGAAGCTCGACTTCATGGTGCGTGACGCATTGGGACGCAAATGGCAGCTCGGAACGATCCAGGTGGATTACCAGCTTCCGCAGCGCTTCCAATTGGAATACACCGGCTCCGATAACCAGAAACACCGTCCGGTAATGATCCACCGTGCGCCGTTCGGTTCGATGGAACGCTTCACGGCGATCCTGATCGAAAACACTGCAGGCCAGTTCCCGCTGTGGCTTTCACCGGACCAGATTGCGATCCTGCCGATTTCGGAAAAATTCGCCGATTATGCAGAAGAGGTGTTTTTCCAGTTGCAGGACCACGATATCCGCGGCTTTGTAGATCACCGCGACGAGAAGATCGGACGCAAAATCCGCGATGCGGAAGTGACCAAAGTGCCGTTCATGCTCATTGTAGGTGAAAAGGAAGCCGCCGAAGGCAAGCTCTCCGTACGCCGCAAAGGTGAGGGAGATTTAGGAAGTATGACGATCGAAGAGTTCGCTGCCTTTTTCAAAAAGGAAGCCAGCATTGCTTGA
- a CDS encoding AMP-binding protein yields the protein MIWTTGKTLCKTQKRPRNPYFAQAYDFMEKWLGGAREFVLHTSGSTGMPKPITVTRAQLAASAAMTGKALSLGPGTRALVCLNVGYIAGLMMLVRGMELDWELTVTEPTANPLAGLDHADFDFVAMVPMQLQSILENSATSGQVDRLGKVLLGGAPVNHALAMQISDLAMPVYQSYGMTETVSHVALKALNGPEASELYVFLPGIQYGVDERGCLHISGAVTNGQTVQTNDLVEIHGNAFQWIGRADNVINSGGVKIVLDQIDQRIAAVFHHLNIGNAFFCWWEPDAKLGQKLVLVIENAMPEALTERLTAEIRSRVSTYENPKHIYFAKAFAKTQTDKIDKRATFQKLSDSSNG from the coding sequence ATGATCTGGACAACGGGCAAAACGCTTTGTAAAACGCAGAAACGGCCGCGAAACCCCTATTTCGCACAGGCCTACGACTTTATGGAAAAGTGGCTCGGCGGCGCGCGGGAATTTGTGCTTCATACCTCCGGCTCCACCGGTATGCCCAAGCCGATCACCGTCACACGCGCGCAACTGGCCGCCAGCGCAGCCATGACGGGCAAGGCGCTCTCGCTCGGGCCCGGCACGCGTGCCCTTGTATGCCTGAATGTGGGCTACATTGCAGGTCTGATGATGCTCGTGCGCGGGATGGAGCTGGATTGGGAGCTCACGGTCACGGAACCAACCGCTAATCCGCTCGCCGGCCTGGACCATGCGGATTTCGATTTCGTGGCGATGGTGCCCATGCAGTTGCAGTCGATTCTTGAAAATAGCGCTACTTCCGGCCAGGTTGACCGCCTGGGCAAAGTCCTGCTGGGCGGCGCGCCGGTGAACCATGCGCTGGCGATGCAAATCAGCGACCTGGCCATGCCAGTGTATCAAAGCTACGGCATGACCGAAACCGTGTCGCACGTTGCATTGAAGGCCCTGAACGGCCCGGAGGCCAGTGAGTTGTACGTTTTTTTGCCGGGTATTCAGTATGGTGTGGATGAGCGGGGATGCCTGCACATTTCCGGCGCAGTTACCAATGGGCAAACGGTGCAAACGAATGATCTGGTGGAGATTCACGGCAATGCATTCCAATGGATCGGAAGGGCCGATAATGTGATCAATTCAGGTGGCGTGAAAATTGTACTGGACCAGATCGACCAGCGGATCGCGGCGGTTTTTCATCATTTGAATATAGGCAATGCATTTTTCTGTTGGTGGGAGCCGGACGCGAAACTGGGACAGAAACTGGTGCTGGTGATCGAAAATGCAATGCCCGAAGCGCTTACCGAACGGCTCACGGCTGAAATTAGAAGCCGCGTTTCGACCTATGAGAACCCGAAACATATTTACTTTGCAAAAGCGTTTGCCAAAACACAAACCGATAAAATCGACAAACGCGCCACATTTCAAAAGCTTTCAGATTCTTCGAATGGATAA